A single window of Coffea eugenioides isolate CCC68of chromosome 7, Ceug_1.0, whole genome shotgun sequence DNA harbors:
- the LOC113778385 gene encoding uncharacterized protein LOC113778385 codes for MDLKLVKNSLEKQNEEDDKENGNQSTLESLPHRFFEPFIMQGIKLDILEPGRLICSLTVPPRLVSKDENSMHYGAIATLVDWVGASVVYTMGASASGVSVEINVSYYDTAYVGEEIDIDAKALLVGMVIGIVNVELRKKKTGKLIARGRQTMYMAVPSKL; via the exons ATGGATTTGAAGTTAGTAAAGAATTCCCTCGAAAAACAAAACGAAGAAGATGATAAGGAAAATGGTAATCAGTCAACGCTTGAATCCTTGCCTCACAGATTCTTCGAGCCCTTCATCATGCAAGGAATCAAGTTGGACATTCTTGAACCTGGTCGCCTTATTTGCTCTCTCACTGTTCCTCCTCGTCTTGTG AGCAAAGATGAAAATTCAATGCATTATGGAGCCATAGCAACCCTGGTTGATTGGGTGGGAGCTTCTGTTGTTTATACAATGGGAGCTTCGGCAAGTGGGGTATCAGTGGAGATCAACGTTTCTTACTACGACACTGCTTATGTTGGt GAAGAAATTGACATAGATGCTAAAGCATTACTAGTTGGAATGGTAATTGGTATTGTTAATGTCGAGTTGAGGAAGAAAAAGACCGGCAAACTAATAGCTCGAGGACGACAGACAATGTACATGGCTGTGCCCAGTAAACTGTGA